The Hyphococcus flavus genome contains a region encoding:
- a CDS encoding tautomerase family protein, with product MPYVNIKITREGGTTPEQKAELIKGTTDLLQRVLDKNPATTFVVIDEVEMEDWGVGGLPVEEYRKRAT from the coding sequence ATGCCTTACGTCAATATAAAGATCACCCGTGAAGGCGGGACGACGCCTGAACAAAAAGCCGAACTGATTAAGGGAACGACCGACCTGCTGCAGCGCGTGCTTGATAAAAACCCCGCGACTACTTTCGTCGTCATTGACGAGGTGGAGATGGAGGACTGGGGCGTTGGCGGCCTGCCAGTAGAGGAATATCGAAAGCGCGCTACATAA
- a CDS encoding LysR family transcriptional regulator, with product MDVIQAKTFLAIVEGGNFLAAARRVHVTQSTVSARIKALEDQLGKPLFVRSKAGCALTPAGHQFHRYAQSMVRAWEEAKHQVAVPDGFDETLIVGGQYSLWNRLLLRWVPAFQSAAPRVALRCEIGMPQRLMREMTEGVIDLAVIYRPEHRPGVKVKELFEDRLILVTADPMLPVEENYIFIDWGDAFREAHALSFSHLHNPGLTLDLGALGVNLLISRKASGYFPERIVQPHIDSKLLTRVDDAPTFSYPAYVVYQENFSSPEVMLTALRLLEETAEQAVTGSLPPPFWT from the coding sequence ATGGACGTCATACAGGCAAAAACATTCCTCGCAATCGTTGAAGGGGGAAATTTCCTCGCCGCCGCCCGGCGCGTACACGTCACCCAATCAACAGTGAGCGCACGCATCAAAGCGCTCGAAGACCAACTCGGCAAACCGCTGTTTGTGCGTTCGAAAGCTGGGTGCGCGCTGACGCCAGCGGGCCACCAGTTTCATCGTTACGCGCAATCCATGGTGAGGGCCTGGGAAGAAGCAAAACACCAGGTCGCCGTGCCGGACGGATTTGACGAAACGCTGATAGTGGGCGGGCAATACAGTCTGTGGAACAGGCTGCTTCTGCGATGGGTGCCGGCTTTTCAATCGGCCGCGCCGCGTGTCGCATTACGTTGTGAAATCGGCATGCCTCAGCGACTCATGCGCGAGATGACCGAGGGCGTCATTGACCTCGCCGTCATCTACAGGCCTGAACATCGGCCTGGCGTGAAAGTCAAAGAATTGTTCGAAGACAGATTAATTCTTGTCACCGCCGACCCTATGCTGCCGGTGGAAGAAAATTATATATTTATCGACTGGGGTGATGCATTTCGTGAAGCGCATGCGCTGTCATTCTCTCATCTTCACAATCCGGGCCTCACCCTCGACCTTGGCGCGCTTGGCGTCAATCTTTTGATCAGCCGTAAAGCGTCGGGTTACTTTCCCGAACGGATCGTGCAGCCGCACATCGACAGCAAACTTCTGACCCGCGTTGATGACGCGCCGACATTTTCCTATCCGGCATATGTAGTTTATCAGGAAAATTTTTCTTCCCCGGAAGTCATGCTGACCGCGCTGAGACTACTTGAAGAGACTGCAGAACAGGCTGTGACGGGTTCCCTTCCTCCGCCCTTCTGGACCTGA
- a CDS encoding SufE family protein, with protein MATFEDIRSDFEFLDEWDDRYKYLIDLGRNLEPYPDDKRDDAHKVRGCASQVWLHADASGETIVLKGDSDAHIVKGLVALLLALYSGKSASDILSTNPEAELKPFDLTDHLTPQRSNGLHSMIGRIREIAEMQSADNRP; from the coding sequence ATGGCGACTTTTGAAGACATCCGCAGCGATTTTGAGTTCCTCGACGAATGGGATGACCGGTACAAGTATCTGATTGATCTTGGCCGTAATCTAGAGCCGTACCCTGATGACAAACGTGACGATGCTCATAAAGTGCGTGGTTGCGCCAGCCAGGTCTGGCTGCATGCGGATGCTTCCGGTGAGACGATTGTTTTAAAAGGCGATTCTGACGCCCATATCGTCAAGGGGTTGGTCGCACTCCTGCTCGCGCTTTATTCCGGCAAGTCCGCAAGCGACATATTAAGCACCAATCCCGAAGCTGAACTCAAACCTTTTGACTTAACGGACCATCTGACGCCGCAGCGTTCAAACGGGCTGCATTCCATGATCGGCCGCATCCGCGAAATCGCCGAAATGCAATCTGCGGACAACAGGCCCTGA
- a CDS encoding DUF885 domain-containing protein has product MKQLASSAAVFFLALSANALGQAPSITADGGFAATALTECKTDLRYLNQVTGWQVTWPRQWAGVANRDDGFTEAAVEWQDAPQALDALIGKLRAGIDNDETAPRPVVLRVTQQISDLASDLETMNPRYFSESKNAKPWNGLLSVRVAPMLRMLESFLTEEYLPAAKGTPGLSGIANGEACFRNAVEFWTTLTLTKEEIESIGRRMLDDARTDLAATARLDETADDVMHRLRDAQNADDTTEEELIAISQAALDQAHDTVLGAFLYQPPRRIVVEPMANHLQASAPAGYYRPPQGDGPAGYIINPSRPGERRLMAEVIAFHEGVPGHHLFFDYPRDRESSGFNAGLLEGWAIYAEYVADEMGLYSTTLDRQGMMTKHLWAASRLLVEPGLHLGGWTREDAIGFMLDNTVLSRTEIEIEVDRYIAMPGHSLSYMLGADLILTEREQAREMLGEKFDIKDFHDVVLSPGVRPLPQVRTDVRAWVQRVNE; this is encoded by the coding sequence ATGAAACAACTTGCATCTTCCGCTGCAGTATTTTTCCTCGCGCTTTCGGCAAATGCACTGGGGCAAGCGCCATCCATCACGGCCGATGGCGGCTTTGCGGCGACGGCTCTCACAGAATGTAAAACAGACCTTCGTTACCTTAATCAAGTCACAGGTTGGCAAGTGACCTGGCCGCGCCAATGGGCGGGCGTCGCGAACCGTGATGACGGTTTCACGGAAGCAGCAGTTGAGTGGCAGGATGCGCCGCAAGCGCTGGACGCGCTGATCGGCAAATTACGCGCTGGCATTGACAATGATGAAACGGCGCCCCGTCCTGTCGTTCTGCGCGTAACACAGCAGATAAGCGATCTCGCCAGCGATCTTGAAACAATGAACCCTCGGTATTTCTCCGAGAGCAAGAACGCAAAGCCCTGGAACGGCTTGCTGAGTGTTAGGGTGGCGCCAATGCTGCGCATGTTGGAAAGCTTTCTAACAGAGGAGTATCTGCCTGCTGCAAAGGGCACGCCGGGATTGTCGGGCATTGCAAATGGCGAAGCATGCTTTCGCAATGCGGTGGAGTTCTGGACGACGCTCACGCTGACAAAAGAAGAGATAGAATCCATCGGGCGCCGGATGCTGGATGACGCTCGAACAGATCTCGCCGCCACGGCGCGCCTGGACGAAACAGCAGATGACGTGATGCACCGCCTGCGTGACGCGCAAAATGCAGACGATACGACAGAAGAAGAACTGATCGCCATTTCACAAGCAGCGCTGGACCAGGCGCACGATACAGTGTTGGGAGCCTTTTTATATCAGCCGCCGCGGCGGATCGTTGTTGAACCGATGGCGAACCACCTGCAGGCTTCCGCGCCGGCTGGTTATTACCGCCCGCCCCAAGGCGACGGGCCTGCTGGATACATTATTAATCCGTCACGGCCGGGCGAGCGCCGGTTAATGGCTGAAGTTATCGCCTTTCATGAAGGCGTGCCGGGCCATCATCTGTTTTTCGACTACCCACGAGACAGGGAGTCTTCCGGTTTTAATGCTGGACTATTGGAAGGCTGGGCCATTTACGCCGAATATGTTGCTGATGAAATGGGCCTCTATTCCACGACGCTCGATCGTCAGGGCATGATGACAAAACATCTCTGGGCGGCGAGCCGCTTGCTGGTCGAACCCGGACTGCATCTTGGCGGATGGACGCGAGAAGATGCGATCGGCTTCATGCTCGACAATACCGTTCTCTCACGCACCGAAATTGAAATCGAAGTTGACCGGTATATCGCCATGCCTGGCCATTCGCTGAGCTATATGCTTGGCGCCGACTTGATACTAACCGAACGCGAGCAAGCAAGAGAAATGCTGGGAGAAAAGTTCGACATCAAAGACTTTCACGATGTCGTTTTATCTCCAGGCGTTCGACCGCTGCCGCAAGTGAGAACGGATGTTCGCGCTTGGGTTCAAAGGGTAAATGAGTAG
- a CDS encoding TonB-dependent receptor domain-containing protein has translation MILCISRAGANISRSSREAYLLQKTKRRTSRSVLLNTACVAFISFTGAHAQETEQSVCPDGAQTCTVNGRVIYLPGYFSQFNPITALDMVQRVPGFSIDAGDQVRGFGGAAGNVLIDGQRPSTKSADIFEILGRIGAGNIEHIELIRGGTGGLDVGGQSVVVNVVQKQGAGSSTPSPWEFYILKRRPDGGVTPGGEISYIGRIGGLKYTLGANGFAARLRYGGDEQITRFFGDDELRQRRGQYKEKGVGGNLNLEYALANGDIAHLNIEGDWFDSLEETTETRFPAMDGPDIAFFPFDYEEYGFEVGGDYEHNITDSFSIKLIGLYEREFENFESRFEFTPAAGTPVQSLFISDRDIGETIGRVEFGFNGLDRHNIQFGGEIAKNFIESAVEFFVDDGSGVLTPQVINGANTRVSELRGEPFAKDSWTLSEKATLDIGMAVELSSISQSGDSENARFFVYPKPSLALAYSFTPQTQVRFNAERRVNQLDFDEFVSSVNFDDEDVDFGNPDLQPQRTWAFETSFEQRFGDIGVIKLSGFYNYVNDVEDLLPIGGGAEVPGNIGDGEVWGGEIALTAPLDFLGLKNARLETTGMMQESSVTDPVTGVDREFSFISPYSIDVDFRQDFPERKFSWGWGLYKSGKETNFGLDEITTFSFPKPELDAFIETTAIKGVKVRLAAGDILNVNVKRDRTVFDMTRASGVALFREMRGNQNGGNVRLTFSGTF, from the coding sequence ATGATTTTGTGTATCTCGCGCGCTGGTGCAAACATCAGCCGCAGCAGTCGTGAGGCCTACCTCCTGCAAAAAACGAAACGCCGCACCTCCCGATCAGTGCTTTTAAATACTGCTTGCGTCGCCTTCATTTCTTTCACCGGCGCTCATGCACAGGAAACAGAACAGTCTGTTTGCCCTGACGGCGCCCAAACTTGCACGGTCAATGGCCGGGTGATTTATCTCCCCGGTTATTTTTCACAGTTCAATCCTATCACGGCGCTCGACATGGTTCAGCGCGTGCCGGGATTTTCAATCGATGCGGGCGACCAGGTGCGCGGATTTGGCGGCGCAGCAGGCAACGTCTTGATTGACGGACAAAGGCCAAGCACGAAATCGGCTGACATTTTTGAAATTCTCGGCCGCATCGGCGCCGGCAATATCGAACATATCGAACTTATTCGCGGCGGCACTGGCGGGCTCGATGTGGGCGGGCAGTCTGTTGTTGTGAATGTCGTACAGAAACAGGGCGCCGGTAGTTCAACTCCGTCTCCGTGGGAATTCTATATCTTGAAGCGTCGGCCCGATGGCGGCGTCACGCCGGGCGGCGAGATCTCTTATATCGGCCGAATAGGCGGGCTGAAATATACACTTGGCGCGAACGGTTTCGCCGCCAGGCTCCGTTATGGCGGCGACGAGCAGATCACGCGATTTTTTGGCGATGACGAACTGCGTCAGCGGCGCGGACAGTACAAGGAAAAAGGCGTCGGCGGAAACTTGAATCTGGAATACGCACTGGCAAACGGCGACATTGCGCATTTGAATATTGAAGGCGATTGGTTCGATTCCCTCGAAGAGACGACAGAGACCCGATTTCCAGCAATGGATGGTCCGGATATCGCATTCTTTCCGTTTGACTATGAAGAATACGGGTTTGAAGTCGGCGGCGATTACGAGCACAACATTACAGACAGCTTCAGTATAAAACTTATCGGCCTTTACGAGCGCGAGTTTGAAAACTTCGAAAGCCGTTTTGAGTTTACGCCAGCTGCCGGTACGCCAGTTCAGTCGCTTTTCATCTCTGATCGCGATATCGGCGAAACCATCGGCCGCGTTGAGTTTGGCTTTAACGGTCTCGATCGGCATAATATTCAGTTCGGTGGTGAAATCGCCAAGAATTTCATTGAAAGCGCCGTCGAGTTTTTTGTTGATGATGGTTCAGGCGTATTGACGCCGCAGGTTATCAATGGCGCCAACACGCGCGTATCGGAATTGCGGGGCGAACCTTTTGCCAAGGACAGTTGGACCCTAAGCGAAAAAGCAACTCTCGATATCGGCATGGCGGTTGAGCTTTCCAGCATCTCTCAGTCCGGCGATTCTGAAAACGCACGCTTCTTTGTTTATCCAAAACCGTCGCTCGCATTAGCCTATTCATTCACGCCGCAAACACAGGTGCGTTTTAACGCTGAACGGCGCGTTAATCAGCTAGATTTTGATGAATTCGTCAGCTCCGTGAATTTCGACGATGAGGATGTCGATTTCGGCAATCCGGATTTGCAGCCGCAGCGCACATGGGCTTTTGAAACGTCTTTTGAGCAGCGGTTTGGCGATATCGGCGTGATCAAACTTTCGGGATTTTATAATTACGTCAATGACGTCGAAGACTTGCTCCCGATTGGCGGCGGCGCCGAAGTGCCAGGCAATATCGGCGATGGCGAGGTTTGGGGTGGTGAAATCGCGCTGACTGCGCCGCTTGATTTTTTGGGGCTCAAAAACGCCCGGCTTGAAACCACCGGAATGATGCAGGAATCCTCCGTGACCGATCCCGTCACGGGCGTCGACCGCGAGTTTTCATTTATTTCGCCTTATTCCATCGATGTCGATTTTCGCCAGGATTTCCCGGAGCGGAAATTCAGTTGGGGTTGGGGGCTTTATAAGTCCGGCAAGGAAACCAATTTCGGTCTCGATGAAATCACGACGTTTTCCTTTCCCAAGCCGGAGCTTGATGCGTTCATCGAAACAACCGCCATCAAGGGCGTAAAGGTAAGGCTGGCGGCAGGGGATATTTTGAACGTCAATGTGAAACGCGACAGGACGGTGTTTGACATGACCCGCGCGAGCGGCGTCGCTCTGTTTCGCGAAATGCGCGGCAATCAGAACGGCGGCAATGTGCGGCTGACTTTCAGCGGAACATTTTAA
- a CDS encoding helix-turn-helix domain-containing protein, translating into MPKKSDCAARRKVKLIARLSKEVVCEAYGIPHAELLANDRRSIGLAKARQVAMYLSHVIGRLTLNEVAIEYYRDRSTVSHACINVEDSRDSPVIEMQLDFMERRLRDRLEALCEAGLLQPRTEEKGRLTVRNGLE; encoded by the coding sequence ATGCCGAAGAAATCGGATTGTGCTGCGCGCCGAAAAGTAAAACTGATCGCGCGCCTGTCGAAAGAAGTCGTTTGTGAAGCATATGGTATTCCGCATGCGGAACTTTTGGCGAATGACCGCCGCAGCATTGGCCTTGCAAAGGCGCGGCAGGTCGCCATGTATCTGTCGCATGTAATTGGCCGGTTGACGCTCAACGAGGTCGCCATTGAATACTATCGCGACAGATCCACGGTTAGCCACGCTTGCATCAATGTTGAGGACAGCCGCGACAGCCCTGTCATTGAAATGCAGCTTGATTTCATGGAGCGGCGATTGCGCGACCGGCTTGAGGCGCTCTGTGAGGCTGGGCTTTTACAGCCCCGAACCGAAGAGAAAGGAAGGCTCACCGTCCGCAACGGGTTGGAATAG
- a CDS encoding Na(+)/H(+) antiporter subunit D, translated as MTALFDALLANPAVILTVGAFVLLALPRHLAGVWMLLVTALSAIKLYTLGLGEYGGLELFGQQLTTVRVDGLSRIFAVVFHIAIALNVIYAWGQRDRAQNFATLGYPAAALGGVLAGDLITLFFWWEMAAITSVFLVWAPGTRVTYLSGMRYLSIQILSGVLLLAGVVLIFNETKDLAFDFIGLRDESGAIKFAGLVMFLAFGIKSAFPLLHNWVQDSYPKSTITGAIILSIFTTKLAVYSLARAFPGTNELIYIGAVMTLFPIFFALIENDLRKVLCYSINNQVGFMVVAIGFGAINGAAGYAFGNIIFEGLLFMALGAAMFRTGTSKATELGGLYRTMPITMGLCIVGALSISAFPGTLGFVTKGLIINAAGEAHMFWIWLVLLFASAGVLEHAGIKIPFFTFFAHDSGKRPKEAPMPMLIAMGIAAVLCIGIGVYPDPLYALMPDQEAIAGYHPYSAYHLVEQLQLLLWAVLAFAVLVLIKWYPAEVPSTNLDTDWFWRVPGRAFLGWVTGASRATWNALWGIFSGRIQALMERIYYVHGPEGQMSRSWPIGFMALWTAVLLALVLILSFLA; from the coding sequence ATGACGGCGCTGTTCGACGCTCTCCTCGCCAATCCGGCTGTCATCCTGACGGTCGGCGCGTTCGTCTTGCTGGCGCTGCCGCGTCACCTGGCTGGCGTTTGGATGCTGCTGGTGACGGCGCTTTCGGCGATCAAGCTTTATACGCTCGGTCTTGGCGAATATGGCGGGCTGGAGTTGTTCGGTCAGCAACTGACTACGGTGCGCGTCGACGGATTGTCGCGGATATTTGCAGTCGTTTTTCACATCGCCATTGCGCTCAACGTCATCTACGCGTGGGGCCAGCGCGACCGCGCGCAGAATTTTGCAACGCTCGGCTATCCGGCGGCGGCGCTTGGCGGCGTGCTGGCCGGCGATCTCATCACGCTGTTCTTCTGGTGGGAGATGGCGGCGATCACCTCTGTCTTCCTCGTATGGGCGCCGGGCACGCGCGTCACTTACCTCTCCGGCATGCGCTATTTGTCGATCCAGATCCTGTCGGGCGTGTTGCTGCTGGCGGGCGTTGTACTGATCTTCAACGAAACCAAAGACTTGGCGTTCGATTTCATCGGCCTGCGCGACGAAAGCGGCGCTATCAAATTCGCCGGGCTGGTCATGTTTCTCGCCTTCGGCATCAAGTCGGCGTTCCCGCTGCTGCACAACTGGGTGCAGGACTCTTACCCGAAATCGACCATCACCGGCGCGATCATTCTCTCGATCTTCACGACCAAGCTGGCGGTCTATTCGCTGGCGCGCGCCTTCCCCGGCACGAACGAGCTGATTTATATCGGCGCGGTGATGACGCTGTTCCCGATTTTCTTTGCCCTCATTGAAAACGATCTTCGCAAGGTTCTTTGCTACTCTATCAATAACCAGGTCGGCTTCATGGTGGTCGCCATCGGCTTCGGCGCCATTAACGGAGCCGCCGGTTACGCGTTCGGCAACATCATTTTCGAGGGGCTTTTGTTCATGGCGCTCGGCGCGGCCATGTTCCGCACCGGCACGTCGAAAGCCACCGAGCTTGGCGGGCTTTACCGCACTATGCCGATCACCATGGGGCTTTGTATTGTCGGCGCCCTGTCGATTTCTGCATTCCCCGGCACGCTCGGCTTCGTCACAAAGGGGCTGATCATCAACGCCGCCGGTGAGGCGCACATGTTCTGGATCTGGCTGGTGCTGCTCTTTGCTTCCGCCGGCGTTCTTGAACATGCGGGCATCAAAATTCCGTTCTTCACGTTCTTCGCCCATGACAGCGGCAAGCGCCCGAAGGAAGCGCCCATGCCTATGCTGATCGCCATGGGTATCGCCGCCGTCCTCTGCATCGGCATCGGCGTTTACCCCGATCCGCTCTACGCCCTGATGCCAGACCAGGAAGCTATTGCCGGTTATCACCCATACTCGGCCTATCATCTGGTGGAACAGTTGCAGCTATTGCTCTGGGCGGTGCTCGCCTTTGCCGTGCTGGTGCTGATCAAGTGGTATCCGGCCGAAGTGCCGTCCACCAACCTGGACACTGACTGGTTCTGGCGCGTGCCGGGCCGGGCGTTTCTTGGCTGGGTAACTGGTGCGTCGCGCGCAACATGGAACGCGCTATGGGGGATTTTCTCCGGCCGCATACAAGCGCTGATGGAGCGCATTTACTATGTTCACGGGCCGGAGGGTCAGATGTCGCGGTCATGGCCAATCGGCTTTATGGCGCTGTGGACCGCAGTTTTACTGGCGTTGGTCCTGATACTGTCTTTCTTGGCGTAA